The Cloeon dipterum chromosome X, ieCloDipt1.1, whole genome shotgun sequence genome includes a window with the following:
- the LOC135945046 gene encoding proteoglycan 4-like isoform X3: protein MPQPEVCSSEGDADSQRAMSDTQSEPSSEELLSDLGSSHGGTHSLSPRSKPMKLRGPAPPPSNPLQFVKIKPPSHLYTAPPAPKPVVERVRKEEAEDWQNDLDGWKANRRKRQEQLVERVSEFKRQDSDPGSGSRKSKTFSEMMKSRKHNLVLYDDDNEINFSELGLSSADKNKEQQASSLEHQFEVSNNNNTSAEPNGQHSETKKESKVKEIVSERKTTVVEEECTYEKAIKDYAEFSSTRLSASKPSAEIVQPPSELNVNNNNNNINKEVSNKKYAATAVKEVKVVTETIIASDSDEFLDTEEEQQLQQPAPKLEEPAPRAAPVIKSSVVKKLSGSASASMFTRTDHFNLHNNNNQDIFKSKDEPSLPTSPLSPSSSTNRFENLEIKPITDKISKFEKSIEESVLFNPPTKKHRPPVPSKPPKTAPPAPPVPLMAPPPPSVFPTAPLTAPPLPSVPLIAPLLPTVAPPVPLTAPPLPMFAPPAVPKEVEEPVAAMPVSPGSSVCNDVPDAVRPITELPRALSPRDRSPMGGEDSGVHTADSVSQSDEVEEEDPTAPGSVSSGLLDIISAPIVDHELSALLAPPTKMEPPREKPPPPPPVGTADDTETMRKCFLGLEITKTPPPVPPPVPPPQTNEKKDEFLSNQLKEKLLKLEEEKNNVINLEKKVTAERERLAAEREALRLEREMLQQAKSKQLDSLSYSKLKLGMRSLESLDIIPTEPEGRETPPEDYHTAKNTPVSGSPLKVQRKQDQHHDYANLPPEKPQQQQPLPQPRKTQVEEHVQKQERTYVNQAFFQPPQPRYSSLYEDPFSYDSKPEPVVYRKKSGPPPPVKPTNRHSTSALLTRNFSADSILESVDDGGIAAPAVPRRDALAARPSLPLSCSMSQLPKQPSTAPSSQQPQLKSQRPRSSSAFGLANYHQHWLVQEAEHRRITEQQQRQAAKQQQQPQKHLPDAIIMSLTQRVQQRQNSQLPQRTSPQRSLPQRTSNANVPPPAVQSMDDKVLSVSGKKKCSHCNLELGRGAAMIIESLRLFYHIDCFKCCVCSVQLGDGLMGTDVRVRNGKLHCHSCYSSDDGVKFSCV from the exons ATGCCGCAGCCGGAGGTGTGCAGCAGCGAGGGCGACGCCGATTCCCAACGCGCAATGTCGGACACGCAGTCCGAACCGTCGTCCGAGGAGCTGCTGAGCGACCTGGGCTCGTCGCACGGCGGCACCCACTCGCTGTCGCCGCGCTCCAAGCCGATGAAGCTGCGGGGCCCGGCGCCACCGCCCAGCAACCCCTTGCAGTTTGTCAAGATCAAACCGCCGTCGCACTTGTACACGGCGCCGCCGGCCCCCAAGCCGGTCGTCGAGCGGGTGCGCAAGGAGGAAGCGGAGGACTGGCAAAAT GACCTGGACGGTTGGAAAGCCAATCGAAGGAAACGACAGGAGCAGCTCGTCGAAAGGGTTTCCGAGTTCAAGAGGCAAGACAGCGACCCGGGATCCGGCTCcagaaaaagcaaaacattCAGCGAGATGATGAA GTCACGGAAACACAACTTGGTGTTGTACGATGATGACAACGAAATCAACTTTTCCGAGTTAGGCCTCAGCAGCGCCGACAAGAATAAGGAGCAGCAGGCCTCCTCGCTCGAGCACCAGTTTGAAGTTAGCAACAATAATAACACTAGCGCAGAGCCGAATGGACAGCACTCTGAGACGAAGAAGGAGAGCAAAGTCAAGGAAATCGTTTCTGAGCGGAAAACTACAGTG GTCGAAGAGGAGTGCACATATGAAAAAGCGATAAAGGACTACGCAGAGTTCTCGTCGACGCGGTTAAGCGCGAGCAAGCCATCCGCGGAAATCGTGCAGCCGCCCAGTGAATTGAACGtcaacaataacaacaacaacatcaaCAAAGAGGTGTCCAACAAAAAATACGCGGCGACTGCTGTGAAGGAAGTCAAAGTGGTGACGGAGACCATCATAGCGAGCGACTCGGACGAGTTTTTGGACACGGAGGAAGAGCAGCAATTGCAGCAGCCGGCGCCCAAACTGGAAGAGCCTGCTCCCAGAGCTGCTCCTGTGATCAAGTCCAGCGTCGTCAAGAAACTGTCAGGCTCCGCTTCAGCCTCCATGTTTACTAGAACGGATCATTTTAATCTTCACAACAATAACAATCAAGATATCTTCAAATCAAAAGACG AACCCAGCTTGCCCACGTCACCACTGAGCCCGAGCTCTTCAACCAACCGCTTCGAAAACCTGGAAATCAAACCGATCACAGACAAAATCAGCAAGTTCGAGAAGTCCATCGAAGAGTCGGTGCTGTTCAACCCGCCCACCAAGAAGCACAGGCCGCCGGTGCCGTCGAAGCCCCCCAAGACGGCCCCTCCTGCCCCTCCAGTGCCCTTGATGGCCCCTCCCCCGCCCTCAGTCTTCCCTACAGCGCCTCTGACGGCACCTCCCCTGCCGTCAGTGCCCTTGATTGCCCCTCTCCTGCCCACGGTCGCCCCTCCAGTGCCCCTGACGGCCCCTCCCCTGCCCATGTTCGCCCCTCCAGCCGTCCCCAAGGAGGTGGAGGAGCCTGTGGCTGCAATGCCCGTCTCGCCGGGCAGCAGCGTCTGCAACGACGTTCCCGACGCTGTCAGGCCGATCACAGAGCTGCCCAGGGCACTCAGTCCCAGGGACAGGTCGCCCATGGGTGGAGAGGACTCTGGAGTGCACACGGCTGATAGTGTCAG CCAATCTGATGAGGTGGAAGAAGAAGACCCCACAGCTCCTGGATCGGTGTCTTCCGGCCTCCTCGACATTATCAGTGCCCCAATTGTCGACCACGAG CTTTCCGCTCTTTTGGCGCCTCCAACAAAAATGGAACCGCCCAGAGAAaagccgcccccgccgcctccgGTCGGAACTGCAGATGACACTGAAACGATGAGAAAGTGCTTCCTGGGACTTGAAAtcacaa AGACGCCTCCTCCAGTTCCGCCGCCGGTTCCTCCACCGCAAACGAACGAAAAGAAAGACGAATTCCTGAGCAACCAGCTGAAGGAAAAGCTGCTGAAGCTGGAGGAAGAGAAGAACAACGTGATCAACCTGGAGAAGAAGGTCACTGCTGAGAGA GAGAGACTGGCCGCGGAGCGCGAGGCGCTTCGGCTGGAGCGCGAGATGCTGCAGCAGGCGAAGAGCAAGCAGCTGGACAGCCTCTCGTACAGCAAGCTGAAGCTCGGCATGCGCAGCCTGGAGAGCCTCGACATCATCCCCACGGAGCCGGAGGGCCGCGAGACCCCGCCCGAGGACTACCACACTGCCAAGAACACGCCCGTGTCCGGCTCGCCCCTGAAGGTGCAGCGCAAACAGGACCAGCACCACGACTACGCCAACTTGCCCCCCGAgaagccgcagcagcagcagccgctgcCGCAGCCGAGGAAGACGCAGGTCGAGGAGCACGTCCAGAAGCAGGAACGCACCTACGTCAACCAGGCATTCTTCCAACCACCGCAACCTAG GTACTCGAGTTTATATGAGGATCCCTTCAGCTATGACAGCAAACCAGAGCCAGTAGTGTACAGGAAGAAGTcggggccgccgccgcccgtcAAACCGACCAACAGACACTCGACCAGCGCCCTTCTCACAAG AAACTTCTCCGCCGACTCGATTTTGGAGAGCGTGGACGACGGGGGCATCGCagcgccggcggtgccccggcgCGACGCGCTCGCGGCCCGTCCGTCTCTACCGCTGAGCTGCTCGATGAGCCAGCTGCCGAAGCAGCCGTCGACGGCGCCGTCGTCGCAACAGCCGCAGCTCAAGAGCCAGCGGCCGCGCAGCTCGAGTGCGTTCGGCCTGGCCAACTACCACCAACACTGGCTCGTCCAG gAGGCCGAGCACCGCAGGATcaccgagcagcagcagcggcaggcggcgaaacagcagcagcaaccgcaGAAACACCTTCCTGATGCCATAATCATGTCACTCACGCAAAGAGTTCAACAGAGGCAAAa TAGTCAGTTGCCGCAGAGGACGTCTCCACAGCGAAGTTTGCCGCAGAGAACGTCAAATGCAAATGTACCTCCTCCTGCTGTCCAGTCGATGGACGACAAAGTGCTTAGTGTCAGCGGCAAGAAAAAATGTTCCCACTGCAATCTTGAGCTCG GGCGCGGGGCGGCGATGATAATCGAGAGTCTGCGGCTGTTCTACCACATCGACTGCTTCAAGTGCTGCGTTTGCAGCGTGCAGCTGGGCGACGGCCTCATGGGCACGGACGTGCGGGTGCGCAACGGCAAGCTCCACTGCCACTCGTGCTACTCGAGCGACGACG GGGTCAAGTTCAGCTGTGTCTGA
- the LOC135945046 gene encoding titin-like isoform X2, with product MPQPEVCSSEGDADSQRAMSDTQSEPSSEELLSDLGSSHGGTHSLSPRSKPMKLRGPAPPPSNPLQFVKIKPPSHLYTAPPAPKPVVERVRKEEAEDWQNDLDGWKANRRKRQEQLVERVSEFKRQDSDPGSGSRKSKTFSEMMKSRKHNLVLYDDDNEINFSELGLSSADKNKEQQASSLEHQFEVSNNNNTSAEPNGQHSETKKESKVKEIVSERKTTVVEEECTYEKAIKDYAEFSSTRLSASKPSAEIVQPPSELNVNNNNNNINKEVSNKKYAATAVKEVKVVTETIIASDSDEFLDTEEEQQLQQPAPKLEEPAPRAAPVIKSSVVKKLSGSASASMFTRTDHFNLHNNNNQDIFKSKDEPSLPTSPLSPSSSTNRFENLEIKPITDKISKFEKSIEESVLFNPPTKKHRPPVPSKPPKTAPPAPPVPLMAPPPPSVFPTAPLTAPPLPSVPLIAPLLPTVAPPVPLTAPPLPMFAPPAVPKEVEEPVAAMPVSPGSSVCNDVPDAVRPITELPRALSPRDRSPMGGEDSGVHTADSVSQSDEVEEEDPTAPGSVSSGLLDIISAPIVDHELSALLAPPTKMEPPREKPPPPPPVGTADDTETMRKCFLGLEITKTPPPVPPPVPPPQTNEKKDEFLSNQLKEKLLKLEEEKNNVINLEKKVTAERLPQIVQEYTLSAQERLAAEREALRLEREMLQQAKSKQLDSLSYSKLKLGMRSLESLDIIPTEPEGRETPPEDYHTAKNTPVSGSPLKVQRKQDQHHDYANLPPEKPQQQQPLPQPRKTQVEEHVQKQERTYVNQAFFQPPQPRYSSLYEDPFSYDSKPEPVVYRKKSGPPPPVKPTNRHSTSALLTRNFSADSILESVDDGGIAAPAVPRRDALAARPSLPLSCSMSQLPKQPSTAPSSQQPQLKSQRPRSSSAFGLANYHQHWLVQEAEHRRITEQQQRQAAKQQQQPQKHLPDAIIMSLTQRVQQRQNQLPQRTSPQRSLPQRTSNANVPPPAVQSMDDKVLSVSGKKKCSHCNLELGRGAAMIIESLRLFYHIDCFKCCVCSVQLGDGLMGTDVRVRNGKLHCHSCYSSDDGVKFSCV from the exons ATGCCGCAGCCGGAGGTGTGCAGCAGCGAGGGCGACGCCGATTCCCAACGCGCAATGTCGGACACGCAGTCCGAACCGTCGTCCGAGGAGCTGCTGAGCGACCTGGGCTCGTCGCACGGCGGCACCCACTCGCTGTCGCCGCGCTCCAAGCCGATGAAGCTGCGGGGCCCGGCGCCACCGCCCAGCAACCCCTTGCAGTTTGTCAAGATCAAACCGCCGTCGCACTTGTACACGGCGCCGCCGGCCCCCAAGCCGGTCGTCGAGCGGGTGCGCAAGGAGGAAGCGGAGGACTGGCAAAAT GACCTGGACGGTTGGAAAGCCAATCGAAGGAAACGACAGGAGCAGCTCGTCGAAAGGGTTTCCGAGTTCAAGAGGCAAGACAGCGACCCGGGATCCGGCTCcagaaaaagcaaaacattCAGCGAGATGATGAA GTCACGGAAACACAACTTGGTGTTGTACGATGATGACAACGAAATCAACTTTTCCGAGTTAGGCCTCAGCAGCGCCGACAAGAATAAGGAGCAGCAGGCCTCCTCGCTCGAGCACCAGTTTGAAGTTAGCAACAATAATAACACTAGCGCAGAGCCGAATGGACAGCACTCTGAGACGAAGAAGGAGAGCAAAGTCAAGGAAATCGTTTCTGAGCGGAAAACTACAGTG GTCGAAGAGGAGTGCACATATGAAAAAGCGATAAAGGACTACGCAGAGTTCTCGTCGACGCGGTTAAGCGCGAGCAAGCCATCCGCGGAAATCGTGCAGCCGCCCAGTGAATTGAACGtcaacaataacaacaacaacatcaaCAAAGAGGTGTCCAACAAAAAATACGCGGCGACTGCTGTGAAGGAAGTCAAAGTGGTGACGGAGACCATCATAGCGAGCGACTCGGACGAGTTTTTGGACACGGAGGAAGAGCAGCAATTGCAGCAGCCGGCGCCCAAACTGGAAGAGCCTGCTCCCAGAGCTGCTCCTGTGATCAAGTCCAGCGTCGTCAAGAAACTGTCAGGCTCCGCTTCAGCCTCCATGTTTACTAGAACGGATCATTTTAATCTTCACAACAATAACAATCAAGATATCTTCAAATCAAAAGACG AACCCAGCTTGCCCACGTCACCACTGAGCCCGAGCTCTTCAACCAACCGCTTCGAAAACCTGGAAATCAAACCGATCACAGACAAAATCAGCAAGTTCGAGAAGTCCATCGAAGAGTCGGTGCTGTTCAACCCGCCCACCAAGAAGCACAGGCCGCCGGTGCCGTCGAAGCCCCCCAAGACGGCCCCTCCTGCCCCTCCAGTGCCCTTGATGGCCCCTCCCCCGCCCTCAGTCTTCCCTACAGCGCCTCTGACGGCACCTCCCCTGCCGTCAGTGCCCTTGATTGCCCCTCTCCTGCCCACGGTCGCCCCTCCAGTGCCCCTGACGGCCCCTCCCCTGCCCATGTTCGCCCCTCCAGCCGTCCCCAAGGAGGTGGAGGAGCCTGTGGCTGCAATGCCCGTCTCGCCGGGCAGCAGCGTCTGCAACGACGTTCCCGACGCTGTCAGGCCGATCACAGAGCTGCCCAGGGCACTCAGTCCCAGGGACAGGTCGCCCATGGGTGGAGAGGACTCTGGAGTGCACACGGCTGATAGTGTCAG CCAATCTGATGAGGTGGAAGAAGAAGACCCCACAGCTCCTGGATCGGTGTCTTCCGGCCTCCTCGACATTATCAGTGCCCCAATTGTCGACCACGAG CTTTCCGCTCTTTTGGCGCCTCCAACAAAAATGGAACCGCCCAGAGAAaagccgcccccgccgcctccgGTCGGAACTGCAGATGACACTGAAACGATGAGAAAGTGCTTCCTGGGACTTGAAAtcacaa AGACGCCTCCTCCAGTTCCGCCGCCGGTTCCTCCACCGCAAACGAACGAAAAGAAAGACGAATTCCTGAGCAACCAGCTGAAGGAAAAGCTGCTGAAGCTGGAGGAAGAGAAGAACAACGTGATCAACCTGGAGAAGAAGGTCACTGCTGAGAGA CTGCCTCAGATTGTGCAAGAATACACCCTCAGCGCTCAG GAGAGACTGGCCGCGGAGCGCGAGGCGCTTCGGCTGGAGCGCGAGATGCTGCAGCAGGCGAAGAGCAAGCAGCTGGACAGCCTCTCGTACAGCAAGCTGAAGCTCGGCATGCGCAGCCTGGAGAGCCTCGACATCATCCCCACGGAGCCGGAGGGCCGCGAGACCCCGCCCGAGGACTACCACACTGCCAAGAACACGCCCGTGTCCGGCTCGCCCCTGAAGGTGCAGCGCAAACAGGACCAGCACCACGACTACGCCAACTTGCCCCCCGAgaagccgcagcagcagcagccgctgcCGCAGCCGAGGAAGACGCAGGTCGAGGAGCACGTCCAGAAGCAGGAACGCACCTACGTCAACCAGGCATTCTTCCAACCACCGCAACCTAG GTACTCGAGTTTATATGAGGATCCCTTCAGCTATGACAGCAAACCAGAGCCAGTAGTGTACAGGAAGAAGTcggggccgccgccgcccgtcAAACCGACCAACAGACACTCGACCAGCGCCCTTCTCACAAG AAACTTCTCCGCCGACTCGATTTTGGAGAGCGTGGACGACGGGGGCATCGCagcgccggcggtgccccggcgCGACGCGCTCGCGGCCCGTCCGTCTCTACCGCTGAGCTGCTCGATGAGCCAGCTGCCGAAGCAGCCGTCGACGGCGCCGTCGTCGCAACAGCCGCAGCTCAAGAGCCAGCGGCCGCGCAGCTCGAGTGCGTTCGGCCTGGCCAACTACCACCAACACTGGCTCGTCCAG gAGGCCGAGCACCGCAGGATcaccgagcagcagcagcggcaggcggcgaaacagcagcagcaaccgcaGAAACACCTTCCTGATGCCATAATCATGTCACTCACGCAAAGAGTTCAACAGAGGCAAAa TCAGTTGCCGCAGAGGACGTCTCCACAGCGAAGTTTGCCGCAGAGAACGTCAAATGCAAATGTACCTCCTCCTGCTGTCCAGTCGATGGACGACAAAGTGCTTAGTGTCAGCGGCAAGAAAAAATGTTCCCACTGCAATCTTGAGCTCG GGCGCGGGGCGGCGATGATAATCGAGAGTCTGCGGCTGTTCTACCACATCGACTGCTTCAAGTGCTGCGTTTGCAGCGTGCAGCTGGGCGACGGCCTCATGGGCACGGACGTGCGGGTGCGCAACGGCAAGCTCCACTGCCACTCGTGCTACTCGAGCGACGACG GGGTCAAGTTCAGCTGTGTCTGA
- the LOC135945046 gene encoding titin-like isoform X1 yields the protein MPQPEVCSSEGDADSQRAMSDTQSEPSSEELLSDLGSSHGGTHSLSPRSKPMKLRGPAPPPSNPLQFVKIKPPSHLYTAPPAPKPVVERVRKEEAEDWQNDLDGWKANRRKRQEQLVERVSEFKRQDSDPGSGSRKSKTFSEMMKSRKHNLVLYDDDNEINFSELGLSSADKNKEQQASSLEHQFEVSNNNNTSAEPNGQHSETKKESKVKEIVSERKTTVVEEECTYEKAIKDYAEFSSTRLSASKPSAEIVQPPSELNVNNNNNNINKEVSNKKYAATAVKEVKVVTETIIASDSDEFLDTEEEQQLQQPAPKLEEPAPRAAPVIKSSVVKKLSGSASASMFTRTDHFNLHNNNNQDIFKSKDEPSLPTSPLSPSSSTNRFENLEIKPITDKISKFEKSIEESVLFNPPTKKHRPPVPSKPPKTAPPAPPVPLMAPPPPSVFPTAPLTAPPLPSVPLIAPLLPTVAPPVPLTAPPLPMFAPPAVPKEVEEPVAAMPVSPGSSVCNDVPDAVRPITELPRALSPRDRSPMGGEDSGVHTADSVSQSDEVEEEDPTAPGSVSSGLLDIISAPIVDHELSALLAPPTKMEPPREKPPPPPPVGTADDTETMRKCFLGLEITKTPPPVPPPVPPPQTNEKKDEFLSNQLKEKLLKLEEEKNNVINLEKKVTAERLPQIVQEYTLSAQERLAAEREALRLEREMLQQAKSKQLDSLSYSKLKLGMRSLESLDIIPTEPEGRETPPEDYHTAKNTPVSGSPLKVQRKQDQHHDYANLPPEKPQQQQPLPQPRKTQVEEHVQKQERTYVNQAFFQPPQPRYSSLYEDPFSYDSKPEPVVYRKKSGPPPPVKPTNRHSTSALLTRNFSADSILESVDDGGIAAPAVPRRDALAARPSLPLSCSMSQLPKQPSTAPSSQQPQLKSQRPRSSSAFGLANYHQHWLVQEAEHRRITEQQQRQAAKQQQQPQKHLPDAIIMSLTQRVQQRQNSQLPQRTSPQRSLPQRTSNANVPPPAVQSMDDKVLSVSGKKKCSHCNLELGRGAAMIIESLRLFYHIDCFKCCVCSVQLGDGLMGTDVRVRNGKLHCHSCYSSDDGVKFSCV from the exons ATGCCGCAGCCGGAGGTGTGCAGCAGCGAGGGCGACGCCGATTCCCAACGCGCAATGTCGGACACGCAGTCCGAACCGTCGTCCGAGGAGCTGCTGAGCGACCTGGGCTCGTCGCACGGCGGCACCCACTCGCTGTCGCCGCGCTCCAAGCCGATGAAGCTGCGGGGCCCGGCGCCACCGCCCAGCAACCCCTTGCAGTTTGTCAAGATCAAACCGCCGTCGCACTTGTACACGGCGCCGCCGGCCCCCAAGCCGGTCGTCGAGCGGGTGCGCAAGGAGGAAGCGGAGGACTGGCAAAAT GACCTGGACGGTTGGAAAGCCAATCGAAGGAAACGACAGGAGCAGCTCGTCGAAAGGGTTTCCGAGTTCAAGAGGCAAGACAGCGACCCGGGATCCGGCTCcagaaaaagcaaaacattCAGCGAGATGATGAA GTCACGGAAACACAACTTGGTGTTGTACGATGATGACAACGAAATCAACTTTTCCGAGTTAGGCCTCAGCAGCGCCGACAAGAATAAGGAGCAGCAGGCCTCCTCGCTCGAGCACCAGTTTGAAGTTAGCAACAATAATAACACTAGCGCAGAGCCGAATGGACAGCACTCTGAGACGAAGAAGGAGAGCAAAGTCAAGGAAATCGTTTCTGAGCGGAAAACTACAGTG GTCGAAGAGGAGTGCACATATGAAAAAGCGATAAAGGACTACGCAGAGTTCTCGTCGACGCGGTTAAGCGCGAGCAAGCCATCCGCGGAAATCGTGCAGCCGCCCAGTGAATTGAACGtcaacaataacaacaacaacatcaaCAAAGAGGTGTCCAACAAAAAATACGCGGCGACTGCTGTGAAGGAAGTCAAAGTGGTGACGGAGACCATCATAGCGAGCGACTCGGACGAGTTTTTGGACACGGAGGAAGAGCAGCAATTGCAGCAGCCGGCGCCCAAACTGGAAGAGCCTGCTCCCAGAGCTGCTCCTGTGATCAAGTCCAGCGTCGTCAAGAAACTGTCAGGCTCCGCTTCAGCCTCCATGTTTACTAGAACGGATCATTTTAATCTTCACAACAATAACAATCAAGATATCTTCAAATCAAAAGACG AACCCAGCTTGCCCACGTCACCACTGAGCCCGAGCTCTTCAACCAACCGCTTCGAAAACCTGGAAATCAAACCGATCACAGACAAAATCAGCAAGTTCGAGAAGTCCATCGAAGAGTCGGTGCTGTTCAACCCGCCCACCAAGAAGCACAGGCCGCCGGTGCCGTCGAAGCCCCCCAAGACGGCCCCTCCTGCCCCTCCAGTGCCCTTGATGGCCCCTCCCCCGCCCTCAGTCTTCCCTACAGCGCCTCTGACGGCACCTCCCCTGCCGTCAGTGCCCTTGATTGCCCCTCTCCTGCCCACGGTCGCCCCTCCAGTGCCCCTGACGGCCCCTCCCCTGCCCATGTTCGCCCCTCCAGCCGTCCCCAAGGAGGTGGAGGAGCCTGTGGCTGCAATGCCCGTCTCGCCGGGCAGCAGCGTCTGCAACGACGTTCCCGACGCTGTCAGGCCGATCACAGAGCTGCCCAGGGCACTCAGTCCCAGGGACAGGTCGCCCATGGGTGGAGAGGACTCTGGAGTGCACACGGCTGATAGTGTCAG CCAATCTGATGAGGTGGAAGAAGAAGACCCCACAGCTCCTGGATCGGTGTCTTCCGGCCTCCTCGACATTATCAGTGCCCCAATTGTCGACCACGAG CTTTCCGCTCTTTTGGCGCCTCCAACAAAAATGGAACCGCCCAGAGAAaagccgcccccgccgcctccgGTCGGAACTGCAGATGACACTGAAACGATGAGAAAGTGCTTCCTGGGACTTGAAAtcacaa AGACGCCTCCTCCAGTTCCGCCGCCGGTTCCTCCACCGCAAACGAACGAAAAGAAAGACGAATTCCTGAGCAACCAGCTGAAGGAAAAGCTGCTGAAGCTGGAGGAAGAGAAGAACAACGTGATCAACCTGGAGAAGAAGGTCACTGCTGAGAGA CTGCCTCAGATTGTGCAAGAATACACCCTCAGCGCTCAG GAGAGACTGGCCGCGGAGCGCGAGGCGCTTCGGCTGGAGCGCGAGATGCTGCAGCAGGCGAAGAGCAAGCAGCTGGACAGCCTCTCGTACAGCAAGCTGAAGCTCGGCATGCGCAGCCTGGAGAGCCTCGACATCATCCCCACGGAGCCGGAGGGCCGCGAGACCCCGCCCGAGGACTACCACACTGCCAAGAACACGCCCGTGTCCGGCTCGCCCCTGAAGGTGCAGCGCAAACAGGACCAGCACCACGACTACGCCAACTTGCCCCCCGAgaagccgcagcagcagcagccgctgcCGCAGCCGAGGAAGACGCAGGTCGAGGAGCACGTCCAGAAGCAGGAACGCACCTACGTCAACCAGGCATTCTTCCAACCACCGCAACCTAG GTACTCGAGTTTATATGAGGATCCCTTCAGCTATGACAGCAAACCAGAGCCAGTAGTGTACAGGAAGAAGTcggggccgccgccgcccgtcAAACCGACCAACAGACACTCGACCAGCGCCCTTCTCACAAG AAACTTCTCCGCCGACTCGATTTTGGAGAGCGTGGACGACGGGGGCATCGCagcgccggcggtgccccggcgCGACGCGCTCGCGGCCCGTCCGTCTCTACCGCTGAGCTGCTCGATGAGCCAGCTGCCGAAGCAGCCGTCGACGGCGCCGTCGTCGCAACAGCCGCAGCTCAAGAGCCAGCGGCCGCGCAGCTCGAGTGCGTTCGGCCTGGCCAACTACCACCAACACTGGCTCGTCCAG gAGGCCGAGCACCGCAGGATcaccgagcagcagcagcggcaggcggcgaaacagcagcagcaaccgcaGAAACACCTTCCTGATGCCATAATCATGTCACTCACGCAAAGAGTTCAACAGAGGCAAAa TAGTCAGTTGCCGCAGAGGACGTCTCCACAGCGAAGTTTGCCGCAGAGAACGTCAAATGCAAATGTACCTCCTCCTGCTGTCCAGTCGATGGACGACAAAGTGCTTAGTGTCAGCGGCAAGAAAAAATGTTCCCACTGCAATCTTGAGCTCG GGCGCGGGGCGGCGATGATAATCGAGAGTCTGCGGCTGTTCTACCACATCGACTGCTTCAAGTGCTGCGTTTGCAGCGTGCAGCTGGGCGACGGCCTCATGGGCACGGACGTGCGGGTGCGCAACGGCAAGCTCCACTGCCACTCGTGCTACTCGAGCGACGACG GGGTCAAGTTCAGCTGTGTCTGA